A window of Sebastes umbrosus isolate fSebUmb1 chromosome 3, fSebUmb1.pri, whole genome shotgun sequence contains these coding sequences:
- the LOC119485414 gene encoding nucleoredoxin-like protein 1, whose product MVDLFLNRVLVENNWDQDELNTEREIAGILENRILMLFFASAECDKCQDFLPVLNDFFKRLKDPAYIEYPKLLTLVYVSLDKSEAQQERVLKELHKKVLFLAFEDPYRKELQAMFKVKDVPTVVVLRPDGSVLSPNAVMDICHLGCDCFRDWQESAELVERSFMLNEEFDNLNMRSATDPVRRLKYKTEDDKRKKRWWNLWGKDKDRTEEEEEEKDGTWDMKRKEGDKGTWWRR is encoded by the exons ATGGTGGACCTGTTCCTAAACCGAGTTCTGGTGGAGAACAACTGGGACCAGGACGAGCTCAACACTGAGCGAGAGATCGCCGGGATCCTCGAAAACCGCATCCTGATGTTGTTCTTTGCATCTGCGGAGTGTGACAAGTGCCAGGACTTCCTGCCTGTTCTCAATGACTTCTTCAAGAGACTCAAAGATCCAGCGTACATCGAATACCCCAAACTGCTCACACTCGTCTACGTCAG cTTGGACAAATCGGAAGCGCAGCAGGAGAGAGTCCTCAAAGAGCTGCACAAAAAGGTCCTGTTTTTGGCCTTTGAGGATCCTTACAGGAA agAACTGCAGGCCATGTTTAAGGTGAAGGACGTACCAACGGTTGTGGTCCTTCGTCCTGACGGCTCCGTCCTCTCTCCGAACGCTGTGATGGACATCTGTCACCTCGGTTGCGACTGTTTCCGAGACTGGCAGGAATCAGCAGAGCTCGTCGAGAGGAGCTTCATGCTCAACGAGGAGTTCGACAACCTGAACATGCGAAGTGCCACTGACCCCGTGAGGAGACTCAAGTACAAGACAGAGGACgacaagaggaaaaagagatggTGGAACTTATGGGGGAAGGACAAAGATagaactgaggaggaggaggaggagaaagatggAACGTGGGATATGAAGAGAAAGGAGGGAGATAAAGGAACATGGTGgagaagatga